GGTGGCTCGGCGTCGGGTGGCCGAAGGAGTACGGCGGGCGCGGCCTGACGCCCATGGAACAGTTCATCTTCTTCGACGAGGCCGCGCAGGCGGGCGTGCCCCTGCCACTCATGGCGCTCAACACCGTCGGCCCCACGATCATGCAGTACGGCAGCGACGAGCAGAAGGCGTACTTCCTGCCGAGGATCCTCTCCGGAGAGCTCGACTTCGCCATCGGCTACAGCGAGCCCGACGCGGGCACCGACCTCGCCGCGCTCAAGACGCGGGCGGTACGCGACGGGGACGAGGCCACCGGCCACTACACGGTGAACGGGCAGAAGATCTGGACGACCAACGGCGACACGGCCGACTGGGTGTGGCTCGCCGTGCGCACCGACCCGGACGCCCCGTCGCACAAGGGCATCACCATGCTCCTGGTGCCGACGTCGGACCCCGGCTACTCCTGCACCATCATCAACACCCTTGCCTCGCACGACACCACGGCCAGCTACTACGAGAACATCCGGGTTCCCGTCAGCCGCCGCGTCGGTGAGGAGAACAAGGGTTGGCGGCTCATCACCAACCAGCTCAACCACGAGCGCGTGACGCTCGCCGCCCACGGCACCATGGCGATCCGCGCGCTGCGCGACGTGCAGCGCTGGGCCATGGACACCAAGCTCGCCGACGGGCGCCGCGTCATCGACCTCGGCTGGGTGCGCAAGCGCCTCGCCCAGACGCACACCCGGCTCGACGCGATGAAACTCCTCAACTGGCAGATGGTGAACGCCGTCCAGGAAGGCAGCCTCACCCCGCAGGACGCCTCCGCCGTAAAGGTGTACGGCTCCGAGGCGCGCCGCGAGGCGTATGCCTGGCTGATGGAGGTCGTCGCCGCGGCGGGGGCGCTCAAGGAGGGCTCGGCGGGCGCCGTCCTGCACGGCGAACTCGAACGCGGCTACCGATCAGCCGTGATCTTCACGTTCGGCGGCGGCAACAACGAGATCCAGCGCGAGATCATCTCCTGGATAGGTCTGGGCATGCCCCGTGTCCGCCGCTGAGGCGCCTGTGACGAGGATTCATAGTTGGCACAAGAGAGGCATGGTTGGCACTGGCTGCAGCCTGCAGTCATCGGGATGCCAAGCCTCTGGGCTCCGACGGGATGGATGTGCCGCGACCACGACGGGGCACCACGAAGGTTCGGACTGAGAGGATGTCTCACGTGGTGGTGGCGTGAGCTGCGGCACGACGTCTCTTCGGGGGTGCCGATCTGTCGCGGCGGCTGGTTCCTGAGGGTCTGTCGGAACTTGGCGCTCCGTTGCTGTCGTCGTTCAACTCCCGCCCTCAGGGCGGCGGAACCGCGCTGCTGGACGAGCGGGCCGGGTTCACGGCGGTGGTGTACGTGCCGACCAGCGGGGGTGCCTGGCGGCCCCTGCTGGAGACGTCCGGGATGTCGCCCGCGACGGCGCACCTCATGGACCAAGGTGGGGCCGTGGCGCGGATTGCACCGGGCGGTGCTGGACGAACTCGGCGCCCAGGCTGAGCTCGACTGGACGTACGCGATCGTCGACGCCGCCTTGGAGCGGGCGAAAGAGGGCGTTCGCTGAGCGGGCCGACCCCGGTCGGTCGCGGCAAGCAGGGCAGCGGACTGCATCTGCTGGCCGAGCCTCAGGGCATCCCGCTCAGCGTCGCCATGACCGGCGCCAACATGCACGCGAGCCTCGCCCTCAAGCCGCCGGTCGGCGGCATACCCGCCATCCGCTCACGACGCGGACCTCCGTCGGTGACGCCCGGTCAAACTCCGCGCGGACAAGGCGGACTTCTCCGCCGAACACCTGGCCTGGCCGCGCGAGCGGGGTGTCGTCCCACGCATCGCACGGCCGGGCATCGAGTCCGGCGAACGGCTCGGCCGGCACCGCTGGAAGACCGAGCGGTCCATCGACCGGCTCTTCGGCTACCGGCGCCTCACCATCCGGTACGAGCGAAAGGGCACCCACTTCCACGGCTTCCTCGGGCGGGCCACTGCCCTCACCTGGCGAGAGAAGCTCGCAACACTCGCCACAGCTGATCAGCACGGACCTGTCCCCGCATCAGCTCTTGAGGCTTCCGGCGGACAGCCCCGAGCGCCAGAACCGCTGGAGGGCGAGGAAGGCGATACAGAGGGGGACCACCGACACCAGGGAGCCCGTGACGACGATGTCGTACCAGGGCTGGTCCCGAAGCTGGCTGTTCCAGAAGTAGAGCCCCAGGGTGAGCGGCCAGCGTGAGTCGTCGGCGAGCATCATCAGGGGCAGGAAGAAGTTGTTCCAGATCCCCACGAACTGGAAGAGGCAGATGGTGACCAGAGCGGGCGACATCAGCCGCAGCGCGATGGTGAAGAAGATCCGGAGTTCTCCCGCGCCGTCGACCCGGGCGGCGTCGGTGAGTTCGTCGGGCACGGAGGCTTCGGCGTAGACGCGGGCGAGGTAGACCCCGAAGGGGGTGACGGCGCTCGGGATCAGCACCGACCAGTACGTGTTGACGAGGCCGGTTGACGAGGCGAGCAGATACAGCGGGAGGGCGAGCAGCGGCGGGGGGATGAGCACCGCGCCGAGGATCACGGCGAAGACACCCTCCCGGCCTTTGAAGGGATATTTGGCCAGGGCGTATCCAGCCATCGCGGCGAACAGGGTGGCCACCAGGGCCCCGACCCCGCAGTACAGAAGGCTGTTGAGGAGCCAGTGGCCGAAGATGCCGTTGCTGTGCCGGAAGACCTTCGTGAGGTTGTCGGCGAGGTGGAAGTGCGAGCCGAACCAGAAGCCGTTGCTGCCGAACAGGTCACCGTTGGATTTCGTCGCCGAGACGATCAGCCACCAGATCGGCAGCAGGAAGTAGCCCGCGATCGCGAACAGCAGCACGGTGGTGCTCAGTCGGGCGGCTGAGGTGCCGCGACGGCGGGCGGGCAGCGCCGCCCGCCCGGGGTCGGACCTGCGGCGTCGGGCTGTGGGCTGCGTGCTCATCGCGATCCTCGTGTGCTCAGGCGCAGGAAGCCGTAGGACAGGGCGAACGTGGCAAGGGCCAGGACCACCGCGACAGCCGCGGCGAAGTTGTAGTCGTTGAGGCCGAAGGCGGCCTGGTAGGAGAGCATCACCGGGGTGTAGTTGCTGCTGATCGCGGCGGTCATGGGGCGCAGCACCATCGGTTCACCGAACAGCTGCAGCGTGCCGATGATGGAGAAGACGCCGGTCAGGGTGAGGGCCGGGCGCACCAGCGGCACCTTGATGTGCCAGGCGATCCGGAATCCGGAGCATCCGTCCAGCTCGGCGGCCTCGTACAGCTCCTTGGGGACGGACTGCAGCGAGGTGTAGATGATCAGCATGTTGTAGCCGGTCCAGGACCAGGTGACGATGTTGCCGATCGAGAAGAGGATCACGTTGTGGGAGAGGAAGTCGACGTCTACGCCGATGCTCCTGCCGATGTCGTTCAACGGACTGATGCCGGGCATGTAGAGGAAGGCCCACAGCACCGCCGCGATCACGCCGGGGATCGCGAACGGCAGGAAGTACGCCACGCGGAAGAAGCGCTTGAACCGTGCCACTTGGGAGTCGAGGAGCAGGGCGAGGAGCAGGGCGAGACCCAGCATCACCGGCACCTGGACGAGGCCGAAGACCAGGACCCTGCCCACGCCCTTCAGGAACGTGCTGTCGGTGAGCACCCGCGTGTAGTTGTCCAGGCCGGCGAAGACGGTGCGCGGAGCCCCGAAGCCGAGCCCGGAGCGCTCCACCCGGAACAGGCTCTGATGGACGGCGTACCCGATCGGGATGACGAACACGGCCAGGAACAGGACGCCGAACGGGGCGAGCAGCACGGCGGCGGAGCGGTTGCGCCGGGCGGCGAGCCTGCTGGCGGAGCGGCCGCGCGACGGCCGCGGCTCCCGGCCCGGGGCACCGGCGAGCCGGTCCGCGCCGTGATCGCCCGACGGCGCCGGCCGGTACGCGACCGGCACTGTCGGGGAGTCCACATTGCGGGTCATCTGACTTTCACGCCCTTCGACTTGATCGCCGCGAGCGTCCTCTTCTGTACGTTGTTGAACGCGTCGAACAGCGTGCCGGAACCGGCGTAGGCCTTGGCGGTCGCCTCGTCCAGGTCGACACCGAACTGCGACTGCGTGGGACCCCACTGCCAGCTCGTGTCCGCGTGCTGGGCGGCTTCGCCGAACACCTTGTAGATGTTCTGGCCGCCGTAGTAGTCCACGCCCTTGTTCACTTCGGGCAGCTTGAGTCCGGCGGTGGCGGCCGGGTAGATGCCGGTCTTCGTGATCAGGTTCTTGAGGCTGTCGGGGTTGGTGCTCATCCAGGTGGCGAACCCGACTGCCTCGTCTTTGTGCTGACAGCCCTTGAGCACGGCCGTGCTGCCGCCGCCGTCGTTGCCGAACTTCTTCTCCCCGGCGGTCCACTGCGGCATCGGGGCGACGGCGAACTTGCCCTTGGCCTTGGGGGCGTTCTGGGCGATCAGTGGGTTCAGCCAGACCGCGCCGATCGCCGTGGCCACCTTGCCGGACTGCAGGCCGCTCCACCACGCGGGGCTGTAGCCCTGGTCCGTGGCCACCAGCTTCTTGTCCACCAACTGCTGCCAGTAGTCGGCGAGTTGCCGGGACCGGTCGTCGTTGACGCCGACGTGCCACGCGTCGCCCTCGGTACCGAACCACTTGGCGCCCTTCTGCCAGGCCAGGCCGGACAGGGTGATCGCCCGCAGGTTCACGATGTGGGCCTCGGGGTCGGCCTTGTGCAGCTTCTCGGCCGCCTTGGCGTACTCGTCCCAGGTCGTCGGCACCGCGATGCCGTACTTCTTGAAGACGTCCTTGCGGTAGTACATGGCCATCGGGCCCGTGTCGACCGGGATGCCGTAGGTCTTGCCCGCGACGGTGACCTGGTTCCACGTCCACGGAACGAACTTGTCCTTCGCGGCACCGGCCTCCTGGGAGACGTCCTCCAGGGCGCCCTCGAGCAGGAAGGTGGGTATGGACTCGAAGCCGATCTGCGCCAGGCAGGGGGCGTTGCCCGCCTTCACTGCCGAGAGCATCTTGTCGTAGCCGCCCTGGCCACCGGACGGCAGCTTCTTGAAGGTGACCTTGATGTTCTTGTGGGTGGCGTTGAACAGCTCGGCCGACTTGTCGTAGCCGGGGGCCCAGCCCCAGAACTCCAGGTGGACGGTGCCGCCGGCGGCCTTGTCGTCGCCGCTCCCTCCGCACGCCGCCGCTGTCAGGGCCAGGGCGGCCGCGGACAAACTCCCGAGTACGGCCCGCCGTCTGGAGCGCGCGGCCAACTTAGCAAGCATTTATGTGAACCTTCCCGTTGCGAGGAACTGGAAATTACTCAGATTCTTGGGCAAGTTGAATGTGAGGAGCCTGGGCGCTCCCCTCGAAGGTCGAGGGGCGGGGCTGTGGTCTTCCGAGGCGCCGAGGCTCGGTACTTGTATCCACCGCGAGGCGAAGTTCAGTATTTGTGGGGCGCGCCGTAACGTCAAGACCATAGATCCGATACATGCCAACCGTGGATATCCGTAGCTCAGAAATATCGAATGGCCATTGAACCGGCTGCGAGCCTGCCTTCATCGCCGCGTCGGCCGTGATCCCGCCGTCGGACACCAGGCCGGGACCGGACCGTACCGGCGGCTGGAGCGCCATGGGGAGGCTGAGCGGACCGCAGGGCGACGGCGACCCGGTCGCCTTCGCCCCCAACCGTCCCGACCATGGCGCGATCGGCGCCTGCGCCGCTTGGCCCCGGCGTCACGCCGAGTGCGGTGCGTCCGGCCGGGAGCGCACCGCGGGCGCGGCCGGGGCCGCGGCGGTGCTCCCGGCGGGGCAGACCGACTTCTCCGGACAGGCCGATGTCGCCCGCTTCCTGCGCACCGCTGCCCGGCTCGACCTGGACGTGATCGTGCGCCCCGGCCCCTACATCTGCGCTGAGTGGGAGTTCGGCGGCCTCCCTGCATGGTTGCTGGCTGACCCCGGGCTGCGGCTGCGCCGCACCGACGACCGCTATCTGGCCGCTGTGGACGCCTGGTTCGACCAGCTGATCCCAGTCCTGCGCCCCCTGCTCGCCAGTCGGGGCGGGTCGGTGATCGCCGTCCAGGTCGAGAACGAGTACGGCAGTTACGGCCATGACACCCCCTACCTCGACCATCTGCGGCAGGGCCTGATCCGACGCGGCGTGGACTGCCCGCTGTTCACCGCCGACGGAGCGACTGACGGCGTACTGCGCGGGGGCGTGCTGCCCGGCACCCTGGCGACCGCGACCTTCGGCTTACAGCCCGAGGAGTCACTGGCGACACTGCGCCGCCACCAGCCGACCGGCCCGCTGATGTGCTCCGAGTACTGGCACGGCTGGTTCGACCACTGGGGCGAGCACCACCACGTACGGAAGGCGGACGAGGCAGCAGCGGAGCTGGACCGGATGCTGGCTCAGGGCGCCTCGGTCAACCTCTACATGGGTCGCGGCGGCACGAACTTCGGCTGGTGGAACGGAGCCAACCACGACGAGAACGACTACGAGCCCACCTGCAGCAGTTACGACTACGACGCCCCGGTCGGCGAGGCCGGAGAGCTGACCGAGAAGTTCCACGCGTTCCGCGCGGTGATCGAGCGGCACCGTGGCCCGGTCCCGTACGCGATACCCAGGACACCGGACCGGCTCGCCCCGCAGACGGTCCGGCCGGACGGCGCGGTGGCGCTGGCCGACTGCCTCGACGTGCTCTCCACTCCTCAACACCGGCTCTCACCGGAACCGATGGAGGTGCTGGGCCAGTCACTGGGGCTGATCCACTACCGCACGTGGCTCCGTGGCTCCTTCCCCGACTCGACCCTGCGCGTGCACGGCCTCGCGGACCGGGCCCAGGTGTTCCTCGACGGTGTGCCGCTGGGCG
The DNA window shown above is from Streptomyces sp. NBC_01445 and carries:
- a CDS encoding acyl-CoA dehydrogenase family protein; the encoded protein is MHLEYTPEQQQLRAELRAYFAELVPDNAYARYEDPAAQKRFYRETVRRLGTDGWLGVGWPKEYGGRGLTPMEQFIFFDEAAQAGVPLPLMALNTVGPTIMQYGSDEQKAYFLPRILSGELDFAIGYSEPDAGTDLAALKTRAVRDGDEATGHYTVNGQKIWTTNGDTADWVWLAVRTDPDAPSHKGITMLLVPTSDPGYSCTIINTLASHDTTASYYENIRVPVSRRVGEENKGWRLITNQLNHERVTLAAHGTMAIRALRDVQRWAMDTKLADGRRVIDLGWVRKRLAQTHTRLDAMKLLNWQMVNAVQEGSLTPQDASAVKVYGSEARREAYAWLMEVVAAAGALKEGSAGAVLHGELERGYRSAVIFTFGGGNNEIQREIISWIGLGMPRVRR
- a CDS encoding carbohydrate ABC transporter permease; the protein is MSTQPTARRRRSDPGRAALPARRRGTSAARLSTTVLLFAIAGYFLLPIWWLIVSATKSNGDLFGSNGFWFGSHFHLADNLTKVFRHSNGIFGHWLLNSLLYCGVGALVATLFAAMAGYALAKYPFKGREGVFAVILGAVLIPPPLLALPLYLLASSTGLVNTYWSVLIPSAVTPFGVYLARVYAEASVPDELTDAARVDGAGELRIFFTIALRLMSPALVTICLFQFVGIWNNFFLPLMMLADDSRWPLTLGLYFWNSQLRDQPWYDIVVTGSLVSVVPLCIAFLALQRFWRSGLSAGSLKS
- a CDS encoding carbohydrate ABC transporter permease, translated to MTRNVDSPTVPVAYRPAPSGDHGADRLAGAPGREPRPSRGRSASRLAARRNRSAAVLLAPFGVLFLAVFVIPIGYAVHQSLFRVERSGLGFGAPRTVFAGLDNYTRVLTDSTFLKGVGRVLVFGLVQVPVMLGLALLLALLLDSQVARFKRFFRVAYFLPFAIPGVIAAVLWAFLYMPGISPLNDIGRSIGVDVDFLSHNVILFSIGNIVTWSWTGYNMLIIYTSLQSVPKELYEAAELDGCSGFRIAWHIKVPLVRPALTLTGVFSIIGTLQLFGEPMVLRPMTAAISSNYTPVMLSYQAAFGLNDYNFAAAVAVVLALATFALSYGFLRLSTRGSR
- a CDS encoding ABC transporter substrate-binding protein, with translation MLAKLAARSRRRAVLGSLSAAALALTAAACGGSGDDKAAGGTVHLEFWGWAPGYDKSAELFNATHKNIKVTFKKLPSGGQGGYDKMLSAVKAGNAPCLAQIGFESIPTFLLEGALEDVSQEAGAAKDKFVPWTWNQVTVAGKTYGIPVDTGPMAMYYRKDVFKKYGIAVPTTWDEYAKAAEKLHKADPEAHIVNLRAITLSGLAWQKGAKWFGTEGDAWHVGVNDDRSRQLADYWQQLVDKKLVATDQGYSPAWWSGLQSGKVATAIGAVWLNPLIAQNAPKAKGKFAVAPMPQWTAGEKKFGNDGGGSTAVLKGCQHKDEAVGFATWMSTNPDSLKNLITKTGIYPAATAGLKLPEVNKGVDYYGGQNIYKVFGEAAQHADTSWQWGPTQSQFGVDLDEATAKAYAGSGTLFDAFNNVQKRTLAAIKSKGVKVR
- a CDS encoding beta-galactosidase; the protein is MGRLSGPQGDGDPVAFAPNRPDHGAIGACAAWPRRHAECGASGRERTAGAAGAAAVLPAGQTDFSGQADVARFLRTAARLDLDVIVRPGPYICAEWEFGGLPAWLLADPGLRLRRTDDRYLAAVDAWFDQLIPVLRPLLASRGGSVIAVQVENEYGSYGHDTPYLDHLRQGLIRRGVDCPLFTADGATDGVLRGGVLPGTLATATFGLQPEESLATLRRHQPTGPLMCSEYWHGWFDHWGEHHHVRKADEAAAELDRMLAQGASVNLYMGRGGTNFGWWNGANHDENDYEPTCSSYDYDAPVGEAGELTEKFHAFRAVIERHRGPVPYAIPRTPDRLAPQTVRPDGAVALADCLDVLSTPQHRLSPEPMEVLGQSLGLIHYRTWLRGSFPDSTLRVHGLADRAQVFLDGVPLGVLERTGPLDALPISVPDTGAQLDLLVENMGRINYGPLLEDHKGISGGVRIAGQYQFDWEIHPSR